The following coding sequences lie in one Saimiri boliviensis isolate mSaiBol1 chromosome 6, mSaiBol1.pri, whole genome shotgun sequence genomic window:
- the LOC104650655 gene encoding uncharacterized protein LOC104650655 yields MEERLVCLPGSGCPRGSWRVREASSPSDWGAPSPSASLLSGCPLPATTAHLPGRSPGVSCVPGCPGLPRERLARFPAGPGALWLGERRRRPLLKRREKDARDLGKRWLRTRADSGADSGADSGCPRLRSAPGACARRSPLARALLLAGRDLWRGPPKLLYKAPAAALIRPRQRAAAPPGGPGRARGTGAGSPRTPLTCGARRSRELRTLSSYKGGLVHYSWCLLSMRAACLVHAWSPGKALLESSQQPGKEPQPARGKSDLGLSHGAGILSCWSRSVIAIGVGVPETCLCVLVLAVSSSLWFQSWKTNQRSCRRKRHEDLALQSPLL; encoded by the coding sequence ATGGAGGAGCGCTTGGTGTGCTTACCCGGGAGTGGGTGCCCTAGGGGGTCGTGGCGGGTGCGAGAAGCGTCGTCTCCCTCGGACTGGGGCGCTCCGAGCCCTAGCGCGTCCCTGCTGAGCGGCTGCCCGTTGCCCGCGACCACTGCTCACCTTCCAGGGCGCTCGCCAGGCGTGTCCTGCGTGCCCGGGTGCCCCGGCCTGCCTAGGGAGCGGCTAGCGCGGTTTCCAGCGGGCCCGGGGGCACTCTGGCTGGGCGAGCGGCGAAGGCGCCCTCTTCTGAAGCGGCGCGAGAAGGACGCCAGGGATCTTGGCAAGCGGTGGCTCAGGACCCGCGCGGACTCAGGTGCGGACTCGGGCGCGGACTCCGGCTGCCCTCGGCTGCGCTCAGCTCCCGGGGCCTGCGCTCGCCGCTCGCCGCTCGCCCGAGCTCTCCTCCTAGCCGGGCGAGATCTCTGGCGCGGGCCTCCGAAACTGCTTTATAAGGCCCCGGCGGCCGCTTTGATCCGCCCACGTCAGCGCGCCGCAGCCCCACCGGGTGGCCCTGGCCGCGCACGGGGGACGGGGGCGGGGTCCCCGCGGACGCCACTGACCTGCGGCGCTCGCCGCTCCAGAGAACTTCGCACTCTGTCGAGTTACAAAGGGGGACTCGTTCATTACAGCTGGTGTTTACTAAGCATGCGTGCTGCGTGCCTGGTACACGCGTGGAGCCCGGGTAAGGCCCTTCTAGAATCGTCGCAGCAACCAGGCAAGGAGCCTCAACCCGCCAGAGGGAAGTCAGACTTGGGTCTCAGTCATGGAGCCGGCATCCTTAGCTGTTGGTCCCGCAGCGTGATTGCTATAGGCGTCGGAGTTCCCGAAACTTGCCTTTGCGTCCTAGTCCTGGCCGTCTCTTCAAGCCTCTGGTTCCAGTCGTGGAAAACCAATCAACGATCCTGCAGGAGAAAGAGACACGAGGACTTGGCGCTGCAAAGCCCGCTGCTGTAA